In the Salvia miltiorrhiza cultivar Shanhuang (shh) chromosome 8, IMPLAD_Smil_shh, whole genome shotgun sequence genome, GAGAAAATATCTAACATTTCTAGCTTTTAAATTTTACTAAGAAAAATACttgattttataaattgaaTACTAAAATTCATTGTTCGGTGCCTGTTTTTAGATACAAGCATATACctagtatatatttatatagcaATATAAAGTCGATTGCGGAGACAACTACTTCCTACCAAGGTTACATCACAAACATTGCACACTATAGCCTTATTAGAAGACTTTTAGATTACCCAAGCACTGTAGCTTTGTAAGGGTGGGTGACAGGGTACGAATTCCATTCCCCTCGTCCCCCAATTCAAGAAAAAAGAAGACTTAGATTTGATTGGCTTCAAcaatttgtggacggagggagtagaattcTTAGCAGTTCACACTGAATTTCATTGTACAGAGGCATCCCTAGTAGAATAAGCCATGCGTTGTGGGATTAAAGCCATCTAAAAGGAATTCAAAATAGATGCCACACAGTCACAGACCCTAGTAGAATTGAACACTATCTTTTGCCAACTAAAATGGTGGTCACGAAAAAACAACAGCTTAAGTTGGCGGCAAAGTTTCAACATCCGAGACTACAAGCACTAGATGTATAACTAATGGTAGTGTGGTGCAGAGCAAAAGTAAAACTTCAAAttaaaagggaaaagaaagTTGACAACCGTATTGCCAATGCTCTATATGTAAACACAAAAGTCGAAAAAGCATGATGAATCAAACTCCAATATACAGTTCAAGCATGTGCAGGCATGAATAATGCAGCACTTTTGAGTGTCTCAGAATTTAACACATTAAGCCACTAATTGCAATTCAGTCTGCAAAGGCAAGGAGGGAATGACCtatctttatttgtttttcctaTGTAATGAGGGAAAGTTCCAGGAAGACACACCAACCGACCAAGATCTTTGAGCTCCTAATGTGCCAGACCCAGAGATGCATTCAAGTACCTGCCACAGCGTAAGATGAGTAAATGACAATCGCAGAGAAAAAGTCTGAAACTGTGTTTATCTTATACAAAACAGAGTATTTAAGCGTATTAAGTTAATTTACACAAGACATGCTTGCTGAGCTGTTTCACACTCCAAGGGAGAGTAGCATGTAGAGCCACTTGTTACTTGAGCACTATGATAGTGGTGCAGAACAGACAATGAGAAAGTGAGTAAGGAACTCCAATCTAATTACGATAGACTGATAGAGTCTGTATGAAACTAATGAAGATCTTGCCATCTTTCTACATACACGAATTGGGTAACGCTAGGCCAGAAAGGATCAATTTATGGTATTCCATTTTTTCACATATGAGACCACCAAGTCAAATCAGCATAACATACAAGAATTCAATCTCCTTAATTTCAATGAAACATCTTGTGCCAAAgcccaaaaaaatgaaaaaaactaCTGCAAAATCCGTGTATATCAAACCTTTTCGTTATTTAGTATACAAGTCTTTAATATTTGATAACTAGTAACTAAGGCATTCACAGCAATTGTTTACTTTGCACGACTCTGAACATATATTCTTGACACGCGCACACAAACGTGATGATCATAGACTCAACCAGCAATACAACTTCCATAACGACATTGAAGCCAGAAGAACATAGTTACTTTAAGCGTTAATCATACTCAGCCCTAGCATATATATTGCATATTTGTTAAAAtgtaaagaataaaaaaaatagattttacaaaaataaaaagttaaaaaagCATGATTTTGTGTCTTCTACTTTCTAAGTTCTTCGAACTACAATTCAAAGAATAAAATTAACCTACAAGGTAGTGTCAGGGAGCCTTTGATTGTCGGGAAGCGCGGCTGAAATCACCCATCTTTTCCAATCCTCCCTATCAATCCCAATCATTCCAAATCTCTTTATCAACCGAATTCGACAAAgttaaatataattcaaataCCCCAAACTTTATCTCATGGGTGATTGCATATTTGCATTTGGTTACACTAATAGGAGGATTCAGAAAAAATCCAGTTCCTTTAGGAACATTTATCACAATGACTATCCTCAAACAACAGTATTTGACTCACAAAGAAACTACTAGCGATCTTGACAAGAACGGCGGAAGGTACCGTGGGACAGCTCACAGAAAGCCCGCACGTTGAGAGCCAAATGTGAAGTCAGCTGTACTCCGGCCATGCTACTCAGTGGAAGCAACGACTGCGCACATCCAAGTTCCCCCAATGTCCTGTAACGCCAATAATAATTCGATAACCAAAATATCCAAGTTCAACAAAgagtaaaaattaaaatgataacaATCCAATCATGAAAGTGAGACAATTAGGCAAATTCAGCGAGCAAAATGTAGCAATTCTGGTCATTCACAGGATCATGAAACCCTTATGCAGGTAGAAAATGTATAACATTATCAGCATTAAATCTGACCTGGGGTTGGAGAAGGAGAGGCGGCGGGGCCGTAGGCGAGGGGTGACGAACGGGGAAGAAAGGAGGCGGGTTGGGGCGGAGAGTGGCGGCGAAGAGCGGAAGGCGGAAGCCCTTGCTGTGGAGATGAGAGATCTGGAAAGCGAACCACGCCAAGCCATTGTTGTTGTGTTCGTGTGGAATTTGGGGGAAAAGCTAGGGTTTTTGTCTAGGGTTTTAGAAATGATTTTGGTAATTTTGGGTGGAGATAGGTCGTTGTACTCGTTCGCCCTTTTTTTTCACTTTCTACTATACAAGGGATAGAGAGATGGACAGATAGGATTAGATCGCACAAAAATTCACTAAATTCTGAAATAATTGTTTATAGGGCATTAgataaataaaatcacgaaatattttaaatttgtaattttaacgtgaccTTTGAAGTGTAGCGAATTAAATCATCACTTTTTTAATTTCTACAATTCCGTTCACCTAATTTTTTTCGATCGCCAAAATATTGAATTGGAGCTTACCTGGATTagtaaaaacgacgtcgtttttctTAGACATAAACGATATCGTTTCATACagtttcaattaaaaaattctCCATGTATTGTATCATATATTTGCATCGTAATTTTCAATATCCaacaattttatagaaaataaaatcgTAACATGAATAATATGTGGCAAACTAATCTACGTAAACTCCAACTCAACAATCCaacgacaaaaaaaaaaatttggggggacGAAATTGAAAAGATAGTAATTTAATttgtcacacttcaaaagtcatgttaaaattgtaaattcgaaatagttcatgattttatttgccaaaatcccTTGTTTATAatctataatttattaaaaagagaatttttaatttaaaatcatttcaataaagatttaatgataattttataaattaaagagaTATTAATATCTTAAGCtatgtaaaatttatatttattacatGAAAATCAAATTAACCGACTACTAGTCCCTCAACTAATCGTCACTaatctttaaattttaaatttctcaaatttaatttcctcatgtttttttgtcatttttttgataaagatattttttttttcattttcaattaattatattttgaatgaaatatataatacatCTTAAATGAAAGATAATAAAAGTaccttttaatatttaaaaatgaatttaaaattaacaAGCTGTGTTAGTttaaacatattaaataatttaatcatttttatttttttcgtaattttaattttaaattatgtggttctaaaaaaatataatatgactacgtaattattataaaataagtaGCATATTATAATATAGAAACgctaaattaatatataatctcatttaacatatttaatttcttttattttttaaattttagtttaatatattttattttaattataactattattgtGTATCACACGAAAAGGTTAGTATAGCTaactttttaatatttaatttaattttatagtgAACGCAATGTGGTTGTCCTGAACTCTAGGTGGACTTTATTGAAATCAAATGTGAAAGAACCTTCAAGAAAAATGTAATGAAATTACCTAAATAATTGAATGAAGTATGCATatattttgtttcaaaaaactgtaattaaataaataaaaaagacaaaaaataaagtACAAACTTAACTTGGACATACTCGGGTTCGAGGGGAGAAGAATAGCAACGAACTCGATTAGAGTGATGGAGCTACCGCCCCCATCTTAATTAATAGGGTTATTGGcgcctaaatacaccaactttggcgatagtttggttttgcacatgaattttgaaaggtgtaaaaaaatacatgaactttaatgttgtagcaattttatcacaaattcaaatattagatattcaaactccataaaaatcttacgatttacgaatttagagatgtcttatacgatatcttttagagatgtcctatacggtgtcattttttaaaatgtccGATGAATACACGTTGATATTTTGATTTGTCACGttagctttaatttgagaataaattgaatttgtgaCATCGTATTGGACACctctaaaagatatcgtataaTACATCTCTAAACTcgtaaatcgtaagatttttatggagttcgaatatcttatatttgaatttgtgataaaatttttacaacattaaagttcatgtatttttttgcacctttcaaagtttatgtgcaaaaccaaactaccttcaaaattggtgtatttaggtgctaataaccctaattaatataaatacacTGAATTAATAATAAGAATATAAAAATGCCTAAATCTTACCCcactaaaaactaaaataagTGGGGGCAAATTTTTTACCCCTCGGATCATGGGGTTTGGCTTTGCCTtgtttaagagtttataaattgttaaagtattttgataattgaacttataaattattgaaaaatttTTGAGTTATAGAAAGAAAATCATAGTTAAAGATGaaaaatcaaagtgataaactgGAAAGGTatttgatgaaaataataaacgataataaaattattttttttctcttaatCAACACCTTGacgaaattaaataaaatgaaatctttttttttttttttgagagaggaAATAGTAAAATGAACACTACTAACACCCCAAAATTCCCATTTTAGCCTCAATGTGTTGTTGGGCTCTATAGAGTCCGGGACACTAGACCAGCCCAATAAGATACATTCTGGAAAAAGGAATTTATAGTACACATTTTCGATATACTAAGGAGACCAAATCCAAAAAAGGAGCATTAGAATACAAGATGGCACAGGTAGATCCACAACACAAAATAACTaggatataaaaataaataagcttAGATGTCACAAGCTGAGAAAGATCAGAGATGGCTCTATATGCAACAATTTTTTATAGTAAGCTAAGCTATGATGAAACCAAACTCTGCAGTCTGATTCTGCACAACGCAAATAATAAAATCTTGGTATTAAACTCAAATACCAGTTATTGGGCCTCAAGAAAACTACCATAATTGAAATTTGGGTAATTTTAAATACAGCCcccaattttttcactatagcctcttattttaaaaaattataaaaataattatgattgtactccctccgtcccaaacgaaatgtcttatttcttttcggcacagagattaagaaatgtgtataaagtagataaagtggattgatgtaaattatttaaatactccctccgtccacgaaatgagtacccatatttcctttttcgtccgtccacgaaatgagtacccatttccctttttggcaagtgtaccccacacatctctttaattaatacactaaaaaagtgggacccttaaactattcacactacactccatacatttcttaaaacccgtgccgtccacaaatgggtactcatttcgtggacggagggagtattaagtatagagagggagtgtattgccaaaaaaggaaacatgacatttcgtttgggacagcccaaaaaggaaaacatgacatttcgtttgggacggagggagtactattttatccttacagctcctaaattaaattttttacatAAAACTTATTATTATAGCCCCTAAAATTCACGTCTTCTATTATTCGCTTCATGTTTTGATTTCTTCCTCCACAGCAGAGCATAGTATTTCGACAATCAG is a window encoding:
- the LOC131000933 gene encoding uncharacterized protein LOC131000933 isoform X3 — protein: MAWRGSLSRSLISTARASAFRSSPPLSAPTRLLSSPFVTPRLRPRRLSFSNPRTLGELGCAQSLLPLSSMAGVQLTSHLALNVRAFCELSHGT
- the LOC131000933 gene encoding uncharacterized protein LOC131000933 isoform X2, whose amino-acid sequence is MAWRGSLSRSLISTARASAFRSSPPLSAPTRLLSSPFVTPRLRPRRLSFSNPRTLGELGCAQSLLPLSSMAGVQLTSHLALNVRAFCELSHGRIGKDG
- the LOC131000933 gene encoding uncharacterized protein LOC131000933 isoform X1; amino-acid sequence: MAWRGSLSRSLISTARASAFRSSPPLSAPTRLLSSPFVTPRLRPRRLSFSNPRTLGELGCAQSLLPLSSMAGVQLTSHLALNVRAFCELSHGTFRRSCQDR